One segment of Pyxidicoccus trucidator DNA contains the following:
- a CDS encoding KH domain-containing protein, with product MEQLLTYLARALVDQPDQVSLRMSDVDGARLYELKVAPEDVGKVIGRDGRTVNALRTLLNAAAQKSGQKVRLEILDDRRNAAGVPGAAAVPDSSR from the coding sequence GTGGAGCAACTTCTCACCTATCTGGCGCGGGCCCTGGTCGACCAACCGGACCAGGTCAGCCTGCGCATGTCCGATGTGGACGGCGCCCGGCTCTACGAGCTGAAGGTCGCCCCCGAGGACGTTGGCAAGGTCATCGGCCGTGACGGGCGCACCGTGAATGCCCTCCGGACGCTGCTCAACGCCGCCGCTCAGAAGTCCGGGCAGAAGGTCCGCCTGGAGATCCTCGACGACCGGCGCAACGCGGCTGGCGTGCCTGGCGCAGCGGCCGTCCCGGATTCCTCCCGGTGA
- the trmD gene encoding tRNA (guanosine(37)-N1)-methyltransferase TrmD translates to MSPPYPVEILTLFPGMVSSYLGASILGKAQEKGLLSVTVTDVREYAEGKHRVTDDAPYGGGAGMVMKPEPLVAAIEAARARLSGARALLMSPRGPTFAQATARELVRHEAGLILVCGRYEGVDERVMAHLDGELSLGDFVLTGGEIAALAVVDAVARLVPGVLGNVDSSVTESFEEGLLEHPHYTRPPVFRGTEVPAVLQSGDHARIARWRRWKSLILTRERRPDLYARLVLSAADQKLLARREEDL, encoded by the coding sequence ATGAGCCCGCCGTACCCGGTGGAAATCCTCACGCTCTTCCCGGGCATGGTGTCCAGCTACCTGGGGGCGAGCATCCTCGGGAAGGCCCAGGAGAAGGGCCTGCTGTCCGTCACCGTCACCGACGTGCGCGAGTACGCCGAGGGTAAGCACCGCGTCACCGACGACGCGCCCTATGGCGGCGGCGCCGGCATGGTGATGAAGCCCGAGCCGCTGGTGGCCGCGATTGAGGCCGCCCGGGCACGGCTGTCGGGTGCCAGGGCGCTGCTGATGAGCCCCCGCGGGCCCACCTTCGCCCAGGCCACCGCGCGTGAGTTGGTGCGCCACGAGGCCGGGCTGATCCTCGTCTGTGGTCGCTACGAAGGCGTCGACGAGCGCGTCATGGCCCACCTGGACGGCGAGCTGTCCCTGGGGGACTTCGTCCTCACCGGCGGCGAGATTGCCGCGCTGGCGGTGGTGGACGCGGTGGCGAGGTTGGTGCCCGGCGTGCTGGGCAACGTGGACTCGTCCGTCACGGAGAGCTTCGAAGAGGGGTTGCTGGAGCACCCCCACTACACCCGCCCGCCCGTCTTCCGGGGAACCGAGGTGCCCGCCGTCCTCCAGTCTGGAGATCATGCGCGCATTGCCCGGTGGCGCCGGTGGAAGTCGCTGATCCTCACCCGGGAGCGCCGGCCGGACCTGTACGCTCGTCTGGTGCTCTCGGCCGCCGACCAGAAATTGCTGGCCCGGCGGGAGGAAGACCTGTAA
- the sdhB gene encoding succinate dehydrogenase iron-sulfur subunit, which produces MDTAQASAVTTKTITFRIWRQDDPKQPGHFDEFKVPYSKGANVISCLMEIQRNPVTVEGKKVAPVIWDAACLEEVCGSCAMNINGRVRMACSALVDKLEQPITLEPMSKFPVVRDLTVDRERMFDALKRVKGWIPVDGTHNLGPGPRQSPKDQSVMYVLSTCITCGSCLEACPQVTQGNDFIGAAAISQARLFNMNPTGKLQAEERVRSLMGPGGIQDCGKAQNCVKVCPKEIPLTTSIAAMNREVTKVMIKDIFFKEEEQKSHSGPG; this is translated from the coding sequence ATGGATACTGCACAGGCAAGCGCCGTCACCACCAAGACCATCACCTTCCGCATCTGGCGGCAGGACGATCCGAAACAGCCGGGTCACTTCGATGAGTTCAAGGTTCCCTACAGCAAGGGCGCCAACGTCATCTCGTGCCTGATGGAGATCCAGCGCAACCCCGTCACCGTGGAGGGCAAGAAGGTTGCCCCGGTGATCTGGGATGCCGCCTGCCTCGAGGAGGTGTGTGGCAGCTGCGCGATGAACATCAACGGCCGCGTGCGCATGGCGTGCTCGGCGCTGGTGGACAAGCTGGAGCAGCCGATCACCCTGGAGCCGATGAGCAAGTTCCCGGTGGTCAGGGATCTCACGGTGGACCGTGAGCGCATGTTCGACGCGCTCAAGCGGGTGAAGGGCTGGATTCCGGTGGACGGCACCCACAACCTGGGGCCGGGCCCGCGGCAGTCGCCGAAGGACCAGTCGGTCATGTACGTGCTGTCCACGTGCATCACGTGTGGAAGCTGCCTGGAGGCGTGCCCCCAGGTGACGCAGGGCAACGACTTCATCGGTGCGGCGGCCATCAGCCAGGCCCGCCTGTTCAACATGAACCCGACGGGAAAGCTGCAGGCCGAGGAGCGCGTCCGCTCGCTGATGGGGCCGGGCGGCATCCAGGACTGCGGCAAGGCGCAGAACTGCGTGAAGGTCTGCCCGAAGGAGATTCCCCTCACGACGTCCATCGCGGCGATGAACCGCGAGGTGACGAAGGTGATGATCAAGGACATCTTCTTCAAGGAAGAGGAGCAGAAGAGCCACAGCGGTCCGGGGTAG
- the sucD gene encoding succinate--CoA ligase subunit alpha, with translation MSILVNENTKVVCQGITGSAGSFHSKQMLEYGTKLVAGVTPGKGGTDFEGKVPVFNTVADAVKQAGANTSVIFVPPPFAADSIMEAADAGISLIITITEGIPVNDMVRAKRYLQGKPGVRLIGPNCPGVITPGAKCKIGIMPGHIHKPGRIGVVSRSGTLTYEAVHQLTQLGLGQSTAVGIGGDPVNGTDFVDVLKLFNADPETDAVIMIGEIGGSAEEAGAEYVAREFTKPIAGFIAGQSAPPGKRMGHAGAIISGGKGTATEKMKAMEAAGFLMAASPAELGTTLQEALKRGAPKKR, from the coding sequence ATGAGCATCCTCGTCAACGAAAACACGAAGGTGGTCTGCCAGGGCATCACCGGCTCTGCGGGCTCGTTCCATTCGAAGCAGATGCTGGAGTACGGCACGAAGCTCGTCGCCGGTGTGACGCCGGGCAAGGGCGGCACCGACTTCGAGGGCAAGGTCCCCGTGTTCAACACGGTGGCCGACGCAGTGAAGCAGGCGGGCGCCAACACCTCCGTCATCTTCGTCCCGCCGCCCTTCGCCGCCGACTCCATCATGGAGGCCGCCGACGCGGGTATCTCCCTCATCATCACCATCACCGAGGGCATCCCCGTCAACGACATGGTGCGCGCCAAGCGCTACCTGCAGGGCAAGCCGGGCGTGCGCCTCATCGGCCCCAACTGCCCGGGCGTGATTACGCCGGGCGCGAAGTGCAAGATCGGCATCATGCCGGGCCACATCCACAAGCCGGGCCGCATCGGCGTGGTGTCCCGCTCCGGCACGCTGACCTACGAGGCCGTGCACCAGCTCACGCAGCTGGGCCTGGGCCAGTCCACCGCCGTCGGCATCGGTGGTGACCCGGTCAACGGCACGGACTTCGTGGACGTGCTGAAGCTCTTCAACGCGGACCCGGAGACGGACGCGGTCATCATGATTGGTGAGATCGGCGGAAGCGCCGAGGAGGCGGGCGCGGAGTATGTGGCCCGCGAGTTCACCAAGCCCATCGCCGGGTTCATCGCCGGCCAGTCGGCGCCCCCGGGCAAGCGCATGGGCCACGCCGGCGCCATCATCTCCGGCGGCAAGGGCACGGCGACGGAGAAGATGAAGGCCATGGAGGCCGCCGGCTTCCTGATGGCCGCCAGCCCCGCCGAGCTGGGCACCACCCTCCAGGAGGCCCTCAAGCGGGGCGCTCCCAAGAAGCGCTGA
- the sucC gene encoding ADP-forming succinate--CoA ligase subunit beta: MKIHEYQGKEIFRKYGVPTPKGILALSPNEAEAAAKQLGTAVVVVKAQIHAGGRGKGGGVKLAKSPAEAKDLAKQMLGMKLKTIQTGPEGQTVHKVYIEEGLAIGQELYLGVTLDRATSRVTFMASREGGVEIEEVAEKHPEKILREAADPAVGFTDFQGRKLAFGLGLTGPTVNKFVQFCSALYRMFMETDAALVEVNPLVILKDGGVVALDAKVTFDENALYRHKELLEYRDLAEEEPRETQAKEWDLAYIALDGNIGCMVNGAGLAMATMDTIKLVGGAPANFLDVGGGASKEKVTAAFKLILADPAVKAVLVNIFGGIMKCDVIAEGIIAAAKEVQLKVPLIVRLEGTNVEKGKELLRNSGLAITPADNLRQAAEKAVEAIK, from the coding sequence ATGAAGATCCACGAGTACCAGGGCAAGGAAATCTTCCGGAAGTACGGCGTGCCCACGCCGAAGGGCATCCTCGCGTTGTCGCCGAACGAGGCGGAAGCCGCGGCCAAGCAGCTCGGCACGGCCGTCGTCGTGGTGAAGGCCCAGATTCACGCGGGCGGTCGCGGCAAGGGCGGTGGCGTGAAGCTCGCCAAGAGCCCGGCCGAAGCGAAGGACCTTGCCAAGCAGATGCTGGGCATGAAGCTGAAGACCATCCAGACCGGCCCCGAGGGCCAGACGGTCCACAAGGTCTACATCGAGGAAGGCCTCGCCATCGGCCAGGAGCTGTACCTCGGCGTGACGCTGGACCGCGCCACCAGCCGCGTCACCTTCATGGCCTCCCGCGAGGGCGGCGTGGAGATCGAGGAAGTGGCGGAGAAGCACCCCGAGAAGATCCTCCGCGAGGCGGCGGACCCGGCGGTGGGCTTCACCGACTTCCAGGGCCGCAAGCTGGCCTTCGGCCTGGGCCTCACCGGCCCCACGGTGAACAAGTTCGTCCAGTTCTGCTCCGCCCTCTACCGGATGTTCATGGAGACGGACGCCGCGCTGGTGGAGGTCAACCCGCTCGTCATCCTGAAGGACGGCGGCGTGGTGGCGCTCGACGCGAAGGTCACCTTCGACGAGAACGCGCTCTACCGGCACAAGGAGCTGCTGGAGTACCGCGACCTCGCCGAGGAGGAGCCCCGCGAGACGCAGGCCAAGGAGTGGGACCTGGCCTACATCGCGCTCGACGGCAACATCGGCTGCATGGTGAACGGCGCCGGTCTGGCCATGGCCACCATGGACACCATCAAGCTGGTGGGCGGTGCCCCGGCCAACTTCCTCGACGTGGGCGGCGGCGCGAGCAAGGAGAAGGTCACCGCGGCCTTCAAGCTCATCCTAGCCGACCCGGCCGTGAAGGCGGTGCTCGTCAACATCTTCGGCGGCATCATGAAGTGCGACGTCATCGCCGAGGGCATCATCGCCGCGGCGAAGGAGGTCCAGCTCAAGGTCCCGCTCATCGTCCGGCTGGAAGGCACCAACGTCGAGAAGGGCAAGGAGCTGCTGCGCAACTCCGGGCTCGCCATCACTCCGGCGGACAACCTGCGGCAGGCCGCCGAGAAGGCCGTCGAGGCCATCAAGTAG
- the mdh gene encoding malate dehydrogenase, with the protein MAQNRKKKIGLIGGGQIGGNLALLAVQKQLGDVMLYDIPVAEGLVKGKALDINQLSAVDGLDCRVTGTTDWKDVAGSDVIIITAGVPRKPGMSREDLLEINLKIMKDVAANIKQHAPNAFVINVANPLDAMVFALHKIAELPKHMVAGMAGVLDTSRFKCFVAEALGCSIRDVEALVLGGHGDDMVPLVRHSTVGGVPLTQLIAKDKLDAIIKRTREGGAELVGLYKTGSAYFAPAASSIAMAESYLFDRKRVLPAAALLEGQYGISGYFFGAPVQIGAGGVEKVITVELDGEEKAALEKSFQSVKKTVDSVKL; encoded by the coding sequence ATGGCTCAGAATCGCAAGAAGAAGATCGGCCTCATCGGCGGCGGCCAGATCGGTGGCAACCTGGCGCTGCTCGCCGTGCAGAAGCAGCTCGGCGACGTGATGCTCTACGACATCCCGGTGGCCGAGGGCCTGGTCAAGGGCAAGGCGCTGGACATCAACCAGCTGTCGGCGGTGGACGGGCTCGACTGCCGCGTCACCGGCACCACGGACTGGAAGGACGTCGCCGGCTCGGACGTCATCATCATCACCGCCGGCGTGCCGCGGAAGCCGGGCATGTCCCGTGAGGACCTGCTCGAGATCAACCTCAAGATCATGAAGGACGTGGCGGCCAACATCAAGCAGCACGCCCCCAACGCCTTCGTCATCAACGTGGCCAACCCGCTGGACGCGATGGTGTTCGCGCTCCACAAGATCGCCGAGCTGCCCAAGCACATGGTGGCCGGCATGGCGGGCGTGCTGGACACCAGCCGCTTCAAGTGCTTCGTGGCCGAGGCGCTGGGCTGCTCCATCCGTGACGTGGAGGCGCTGGTGCTCGGCGGCCACGGCGACGACATGGTGCCCCTGGTGCGCCACAGCACCGTGGGCGGCGTGCCCCTGACGCAGCTGATCGCCAAGGACAAGCTGGACGCCATCATCAAGCGCACCCGCGAGGGCGGCGCGGAACTGGTGGGCCTCTACAAGACGGGCAGCGCCTACTTCGCCCCGGCGGCGTCCTCCATCGCCATGGCGGAGAGCTACCTCTTCGACCGCAAGCGCGTGCTGCCGGCCGCCGCCCTGCTCGAGGGCCAGTACGGCATCAGCGGCTACTTCTTCGGCGCCCCGGTGCAGATCGGCGCGGGCGGCGTGGAGAAGGTCATCACCGTGGAGCTCGACGGTGAGGAGAAGGCCGCGCTGGAGAAGTCCTTCCAGTCGGTGAAGAAGACGGTCGACTCCGTCAAGCTGTAG
- the rlmN gene encoding 23S rRNA (adenine(2503)-C(2))-methyltransferase RlmN produces the protein MSETSATALPVTEPLAAPAPTKLVDVASLSLEALTRFVTETLGERAFRAPQLYRWLHQRGVTAFDEMTDLSKALREKLKAQAEIVPLVKDAELRSTDGTIKYRWKTRDGRFIESVYMPADDRRTLCVSTQVGCAMACGFCMTGTMGLKRNLTPGEIVAQVHAVNREVRKNEGHETLRPLSNLVFMGMGEPLHNFENLKTALSILQSQDGPNFSHRHITVSTVGLVPMIERFGQETDVKLAISLNASTDEQRSKTMPVNRKWNIAALLDACRKFPLRQGRRITFEYVLIKGFNDADEDAHRLIELLKGIPVKVNLIPYNENPGLGFHTTGDERAEQFRAILADGHIGAYIRRNRGRDIAGACGQLANQGESAPADGTT, from the coding sequence ATGTCAGAGACCTCCGCTACCGCCCTGCCTGTGACCGAGCCGCTCGCGGCGCCCGCCCCCACGAAGCTCGTGGACGTGGCCAGCCTGTCGCTGGAAGCGCTCACGCGGTTCGTCACCGAGACGCTCGGCGAGCGTGCCTTCCGCGCCCCGCAGCTCTACCGTTGGCTGCACCAGCGCGGCGTCACCGCGTTCGACGAGATGACGGACCTGTCCAAGGCCCTGCGCGAGAAGCTCAAGGCCCAGGCGGAGATCGTCCCCCTGGTGAAGGACGCCGAGCTGCGCAGCACCGACGGCACCATCAAGTACCGGTGGAAGACGCGGGACGGCCGCTTCATCGAGTCCGTCTACATGCCCGCCGATGACCGCCGGACGCTGTGCGTGTCCACCCAGGTGGGCTGCGCCATGGCCTGCGGCTTCTGCATGACGGGCACCATGGGGCTCAAGCGGAACCTGACGCCCGGGGAAATCGTCGCCCAGGTCCACGCGGTGAACCGCGAGGTCCGGAAGAACGAGGGGCACGAGACGCTCCGCCCGCTCAGCAACCTGGTGTTCATGGGCATGGGCGAGCCCCTGCACAACTTCGAGAACCTCAAGACGGCGCTCTCCATCCTCCAGTCCCAGGACGGGCCCAACTTCAGCCACCGGCACATCACCGTCTCCACGGTGGGCCTGGTGCCCATGATCGAGCGCTTCGGCCAGGAGACGGACGTCAAGCTGGCCATCTCCCTCAACGCCAGCACCGACGAGCAGCGCAGCAAGACGATGCCCGTCAACCGCAAGTGGAACATCGCGGCGCTGCTGGACGCGTGCCGGAAGTTCCCCCTGCGTCAGGGCCGCCGCATCACCTTCGAGTACGTGCTCATCAAGGGCTTCAACGACGCCGACGAGGATGCCCACCGGCTCATCGAGCTGCTGAAGGGCATTCCGGTGAAGGTGAACCTGATTCCGTATAACGAGAACCCCGGGTTGGGGTTCCACACCACCGGCGACGAGCGGGCGGAGCAGTTCCGCGCCATCCTCGCCGACGGGCACATCGGCGCCTACATCCGCAGGAACCGGGGTCGGGACATCGCCGGCGCCTGTGGACAGCTCGCGAACCAGGGTGAGTCGGCTCCCGCCGACGGCACGACATAA
- the rpsP gene encoding 30S ribosomal protein S16 — protein sequence MAVVLRLARAGAKKKPYYHVVATDSRNPRDGKFIEAVGAYDPNLEPPKVEFNEERLNYWLKTGATPSETVADLIKVAAKAKTAAPAV from the coding sequence ATGGCCGTCGTCCTCCGTCTCGCCCGCGCGGGCGCCAAGAAGAAGCCGTACTACCACGTGGTCGCCACCGACTCCCGGAACCCCCGGGATGGCAAGTTCATCGAGGCCGTGGGCGCGTATGACCCCAACCTCGAGCCCCCCAAGGTGGAGTTCAACGAGGAGCGGCTGAACTACTGGCTGAAGACGGGCGCGACGCCTTCCGAGACGGTGGCGGACCTCATCAAGGTCGCCGCGAAGGCCAAGACCGCCGCTCCCGCGGTCTGA
- the sdhA gene encoding succinate dehydrogenase flavoprotein subunit, with translation MAAAARFTVVGGGLAGLMTTIKLAEAGHQVDVLSLVPVKRSHSVCAQGGINGAVNTKGEGDHPDIHVKDTLRGGDFLAEQTSVNGMCQAAPGIIYLLDRMGVTFNRTSEGLLDFRRFGGTLHHRTAFAGATTGQQLLYALDEQVRRYEAEGKVTKYEYWEWLGTVKDEGGRVIGSVAVDLRTMEIRTFPAEAVCLATGGPGIVFGRSTNSIINTGTAAGRAYMEGAIYANGEFIQVHPTSIPGEDKLRLMSESVRGEGGRVWVPRKKGDPRNPRDIPESDRLYFLEEKYPKYKNLVPRDVATREIFIICRDQGLGINGKDGVYLDVTHIPAKTLDAKIKGVMEIYEKFVGDDPRVTPMVIFPGMHYSMGGLYVNFESDPRTKAPADGSPRNQSTNVPGLYAAGEADYAFHGANRLGANSLLSCIYSGMIGGPAMAAFAKNNATSAAAMPEKYFQDAKRYWEDRFATIKKMAGPENPYGLAKELGDVMTENCTVVRYNDRLKKTVEKVRELKSRWANCNVLDTGNVANRALSYTNQVWNMLELGEVIATSALLRDESRGAHYKPEFSLPEPKSKDPREDADWMSLWRKRHEKWAKTTIAKHSEQGPQISYEEIPTPVLEPEPRWYA, from the coding sequence ATGGCAGCAGCAGCGCGGTTCACGGTGGTGGGCGGCGGTCTCGCCGGGCTGATGACGACAATCAAGCTCGCGGAGGCGGGCCACCAGGTGGATGTGCTCTCGCTCGTCCCGGTGAAGCGTTCCCACTCCGTTTGCGCCCAGGGCGGCATCAACGGTGCGGTGAACACCAAGGGCGAGGGTGACCACCCGGACATCCACGTGAAGGACACGCTGCGCGGCGGCGACTTCCTCGCGGAGCAGACGTCCGTGAATGGCATGTGCCAGGCGGCCCCGGGCATCATCTACCTGCTGGACCGCATGGGCGTGACGTTCAACCGCACGTCCGAGGGCCTGCTGGACTTCCGCCGCTTCGGCGGCACGCTGCACCACCGCACCGCCTTCGCCGGCGCCACCACCGGCCAGCAGCTGCTCTACGCGCTGGACGAGCAGGTGCGCCGCTACGAGGCCGAGGGCAAGGTCACCAAGTACGAGTACTGGGAGTGGCTCGGCACGGTGAAGGACGAGGGCGGGCGGGTCATCGGCAGCGTGGCCGTGGACCTGCGGACCATGGAGATCCGCACCTTCCCGGCGGAGGCCGTGTGCCTCGCCACCGGTGGCCCGGGCATCGTCTTCGGGCGCTCCACCAACTCCATCATCAACACCGGCACCGCTGCGGGTCGCGCCTACATGGAGGGCGCCATCTACGCCAACGGCGAGTTCATCCAGGTGCACCCCACCTCGATTCCAGGTGAGGACAAGCTGCGCCTGATGAGCGAGTCGGTGCGCGGCGAGGGTGGCCGCGTCTGGGTGCCCCGCAAGAAGGGCGACCCGCGCAACCCCCGGGACATCCCGGAGAGTGACCGCCTCTACTTCCTGGAGGAGAAGTACCCCAAGTACAAGAACCTGGTGCCGCGCGACGTGGCCACGCGCGAGATCTTCATCATCTGCCGCGACCAGGGCCTGGGCATCAACGGCAAGGACGGCGTGTACCTGGACGTCACGCACATCCCGGCCAAGACGCTCGACGCCAAGATCAAGGGCGTCATGGAGATCTACGAGAAGTTCGTGGGAGACGACCCGCGCGTCACGCCGATGGTCATCTTCCCGGGCATGCACTACTCGATGGGCGGCCTGTACGTGAACTTCGAGTCGGACCCGCGCACGAAGGCGCCGGCCGATGGCAGCCCGCGCAACCAGTCCACCAACGTCCCTGGCCTGTACGCCGCGGGCGAGGCGGACTACGCGTTCCACGGTGCGAACCGCCTGGGTGCCAACTCGCTGCTGTCGTGCATCTACTCGGGCATGATTGGCGGCCCGGCGATGGCGGCCTTCGCCAAGAACAACGCCACCAGCGCGGCGGCGATGCCGGAGAAGTACTTCCAGGACGCGAAGCGCTACTGGGAGGACCGGTTCGCCACCATCAAGAAGATGGCCGGCCCGGAGAACCCCTACGGGCTCGCGAAGGAGCTGGGCGACGTGATGACGGAGAACTGCACCGTCGTCCGGTACAACGACCGGCTGAAGAAGACGGTGGAGAAGGTCCGCGAGCTGAAGTCGCGCTGGGCCAACTGCAACGTGCTGGACACGGGCAACGTGGCCAACCGCGCGCTGTCGTACACGAACCAGGTCTGGAACATGCTCGAGCTGGGCGAGGTCATCGCCACCAGCGCGCTGCTGCGCGACGAGAGCCGTGGCGCGCACTACAAGCCGGAGTTCTCGCTGCCGGAGCCGAAGTCGAAGGACCCGCGCGAGGACGCCGACTGGATGTCGCTGTGGCGCAAGCGCCACGAGAAGTGGGCGAAGACGACCATCGCGAAGCACAGCGAGCAGGGCCCGCAGATCTCCTACGAGGAGATTCCCACGCCGGTCCTGGAACCCGAGCCCCGCTGGTACGCCTGA
- the ndk gene encoding nucleoside-diphosphate kinase, whose product MAIERTLSIIKPDGLEKGVIGKIISRFEEKGLKPVAIRLQQLSQKEAEGFYAVHKARPFFKDLVQFMISGPVVLMVLEGENAVLGNRDIMGATNPAQAAAGTIRKDFATSIDKNTVHGSDSLENAKNEIAYFFRETEIQAYPYQK is encoded by the coding sequence ATGGCCATCGAGCGCACGCTGTCCATCATCAAGCCGGACGGTCTGGAAAAGGGCGTCATCGGGAAGATCATCAGCCGCTTCGAGGAGAAGGGTCTGAAGCCGGTCGCCATCCGGCTGCAGCAGCTCTCCCAGAAGGAGGCCGAGGGCTTCTACGCGGTCCACAAGGCCCGGCCCTTCTTCAAGGACCTGGTGCAGTTCATGATCTCCGGCCCCGTGGTCCTCATGGTGCTGGAGGGCGAGAACGCCGTCCTGGGCAACCGCGACATCATGGGCGCCACCAACCCGGCCCAGGCCGCCGCGGGCACCATCCGCAAGGACTTCGCCACCAGCATCGACAAGAACACGGTGCACGGCTCCGACAGCCTGGAGAACGCGAAGAACGAGATCGCGTACTTCTTCCGGGAGACGGAGATCCAGGCGTACCCGTACCAGAAGTAG
- a CDS encoding S41 family peptidase, with protein MSLRSWPLLWLCLLVVPAFTFAAETPKASEAPALDAKQRTRVVEAVIAQVKARHYSAEKAALAERMLRSRLKRGDYDAITAHRELANVLTEHLVRDGQDAHFVVIYSAQPVPRNMPLPWEPASPEVEKFRASREERRRLMALREAYGIGRVERLDGNVGYLRLTSFPEPKYAAEAAASAMRLLSATDALIIDLRGNGGGDNELVALYLGWLLPERTHVLDTLWKGRPREQLHTPASPPAGRYGGKDVYVLTDGNTFSAAETLAYDLQARKRARVVGETTQGGANPGVALPVDDHFVVGVPMGQTVHALTKTSWEGVGVKPDLPVPAEDALRTAHVAALTALAKHTEDPMQAEEVREALESLGAGAKP; from the coding sequence ATGTCCCTTCGTTCGTGGCCCCTGCTGTGGCTGTGCCTTCTCGTGGTGCCGGCCTTCACCTTCGCGGCGGAAACGCCGAAGGCGTCGGAAGCCCCGGCGCTGGACGCGAAGCAGCGGACCCGGGTGGTCGAGGCGGTCATCGCCCAGGTGAAGGCGCGCCACTACTCGGCGGAGAAGGCGGCCCTGGCCGAGCGGATGCTGCGCTCCCGGTTGAAGCGGGGGGACTACGACGCCATCACCGCGCACCGGGAATTGGCGAACGTGCTCACCGAGCACCTGGTGCGGGACGGCCAGGACGCGCACTTCGTCGTCATCTACAGCGCGCAGCCCGTGCCCCGGAACATGCCCCTGCCCTGGGAGCCCGCCTCGCCCGAGGTGGAGAAGTTCCGCGCCAGCCGCGAGGAGCGCCGACGGCTGATGGCCCTTCGCGAGGCGTACGGCATCGGCCGCGTGGAGCGCCTGGACGGCAACGTGGGCTACCTGCGCCTGACGAGCTTCCCCGAGCCGAAGTACGCCGCAGAGGCCGCCGCCTCGGCCATGCGGCTGCTGTCCGCCACGGACGCGCTCATCATCGACCTCCGGGGTAATGGCGGCGGAGACAATGAGCTGGTGGCGCTGTACCTGGGCTGGCTGCTGCCGGAGCGCACTCATGTGCTCGACACGCTGTGGAAGGGCCGGCCCAGGGAACAGCTCCACACGCCCGCGTCCCCTCCCGCGGGCCGGTATGGGGGCAAGGACGTCTACGTCCTCACCGACGGGAACACCTTCTCCGCGGCGGAGACGCTCGCGTATGACCTCCAGGCACGGAAGCGGGCTCGGGTGGTGGGCGAGACGACGCAGGGAGGCGCCAACCCGGGCGTGGCCCTGCCCGTGGATGACCACTTCGTCGTGGGCGTGCCGATGGGGCAGACGGTGCACGCCCTGACGAAGACGAGCTGGGAAGGCGTGGGAGTGAAGCCCGACCTGCCAGTGCCGGCGGAGGATGCGCTGCGCACCGCGCACGTGGCCGCGCTCACCGCGCTGGCGAAGCACACGGAGGACCCGATGCAGGCGGAGGAGGTCCGTGAGGCGCTGGAGTCGCTCGGCGCTGGCGCGAAGCCGTGA